The Desulfovibrio sp. Huiquan2017 genome includes a window with the following:
- a CDS encoding ABC transporter permease encodes MTSEKNTDTRIWFGELTSSRALRRRGLLHVSPGLFWILIFLTVPALALIALSFATRGGYGEIEWIFTFENFTRLAGYGMFGWSPDYLIILARSLWVAFVTTTVCTALAFPLAFFIAGKPKTTRYVWLTLVIIPFWTNLVIRTYAWQLVLSPDLPIARFAAALRLIPAGSPLYPSEFAVYLGMISAFLPFVVLPLYSSVEKLDWSLVEAAHDLYSNKRRVFMQAILPQTLPGLSVGAILTFVPAMGMFLIPDFLGGAKYMLVGNLIQQQFGKSRDWPFGAAVSLALMLLTIIGLFVFRRKGEKMEVI; translated from the coding sequence ATGACTAGCGAAAAGAACACCGACACGCGTATCTGGTTCGGCGAGCTGACCTCGAGCAGGGCGCTCAGGCGGCGGGGGCTGCTCCACGTCTCGCCCGGCCTGTTCTGGATCCTCATCTTCCTGACCGTGCCCGCCCTGGCGCTCATCGCCCTTTCCTTCGCCACGCGCGGCGGCTACGGCGAAATCGAATGGATCTTCACCTTCGAGAACTTCACCCGGCTGGCGGGTTACGGCATGTTCGGCTGGAGCCCGGACTATCTGATCATCCTGGCCCGCTCCCTGTGGGTGGCCTTCGTGACCACGACGGTGTGCACCGCCCTGGCTTTCCCCCTGGCCTTCTTCATCGCGGGCAAGCCCAAGACCACCCGTTACGTCTGGCTGACCCTGGTGATCATCCCCTTCTGGACCAACCTGGTCATCCGCACCTACGCCTGGCAACTGGTTCTCTCCCCGGACCTGCCCATCGCCCGGTTCGCGGCCGCACTCAGGCTGATTCCGGCGGGCAGCCCGCTCTATCCCTCCGAATTCGCCGTGTACCTGGGCATGATCTCCGCCTTCCTCCCCTTCGTGGTCCTGCCGCTCTACTCCAGCGTGGAAAAGCTCGACTGGTCCCTGGTGGAGGCGGCCCACGACCTCTACTCCAACAAGCGCCGCGTGTTCATGCAGGCCATCCTGCCCCAAACCCTGCCCGGCTTGTCCGTGGGGGCCATCCTGACCTTCGTCCCGGCCATGGGCATGTTCCTCATCCCGGACTTTCTGGGCGGCGCCAAATACATGCTGGTCGGCAATCTGATCCAGCAGCAATTCGGCAAAAGCCGCGACTGGCCCTTCGGCGCGGCGGTCTCCCTGGCCCTGATGCTCCTGACCATCATCGGCCTGTTCGTCTTCCGCCGCAAAGGCGAGAAAATGGAGGTGATCTAG
- a CDS encoding spermidine/putrescine ABC transporter substrate-binding protein, translating to MRKLLLAMLMVLVMVPSAFAAEEMRLLVWSEYMPEDFLTDFEKDTGINVRVEYYESMEEMVAKLQAGGKNQYDVVVPSDYIIPAMIKLNLLKELDHAKLPNLKNLQSTFIDPAWDKGNKYTVAYQWGTLGMMYRKDKLKDFDGSWSVMFDPAKRQGPFIFVDSIREMLGCAQCAMGMDVNTTQKTDLKALLDKMLEAKKSDYFAGFDVGTGGRSKVVAGTAVAAIVYNGDALRAVADNPDTCAFINPNEGTIGWVDNMSIPIGAPHPDMAYAFINWVLEPKVGAKLSNWTQYATPNKAAYPYITPEDFKNPAIYPAESYMSKIQFIKDLGKDNKMYDQIWTMVKTR from the coding sequence ATGCGTAAACTGCTGCTGGCCATGCTAATGGTTCTGGTCATGGTGCCCTCCGCCTTCGCGGCCGAGGAGATGCGTCTGCTCGTCTGGAGCGAATACATGCCCGAGGATTTCCTGACGGATTTCGAGAAGGACACGGGCATCAACGTGCGCGTGGAATATTACGAATCCATGGAGGAGATGGTCGCCAAGCTTCAGGCGGGCGGCAAGAACCAGTATGACGTGGTCGTCCCATCCGACTACATCATCCCGGCCATGATCAAACTGAATCTGCTCAAGGAACTTGATCACGCCAAGTTGCCCAACCTGAAGAACCTCCAGTCGACCTTCATCGACCCGGCCTGGGACAAGGGCAACAAGTACACCGTGGCCTACCAGTGGGGCACCCTGGGCATGATGTACCGCAAGGACAAGCTCAAGGATTTCGACGGCTCCTGGTCGGTCATGTTCGACCCGGCCAAGCGCCAAGGGCCGTTCATCTTCGTCGACTCCATCCGCGAAATGCTCGGCTGCGCCCAGTGCGCCATGGGCATGGACGTCAACACCACGCAGAAGACGGACCTCAAGGCCCTGCTCGACAAGATGCTTGAAGCCAAGAAATCCGACTACTTCGCCGGATTCGACGTAGGCACCGGCGGCCGCTCCAAAGTCGTGGCCGGCACCGCCGTAGCCGCCATCGTATACAACGGCGACGCCCTGCGCGCCGTGGCCGACAACCCGGACACCTGCGCCTTCATCAATCCGAACGAGGGCACCATCGGCTGGGTGGACAACATGTCCATTCCCATCGGCGCCCCGCACCCGGACATGGCCTACGCCTTCATCAACTGGGTGCTGGAGCCCAAGGTCGGCGCCAAGCTGTCCAACTGGACCCAGTACGCCACCCCGAACAAGGCCGCCTACCCCTACATCACCCCCGAGGACTTCAAAAATCCGGCCATCTACCCGGCCGAGTCCTACATGTCCAAAATCCAGTTCATCAAGGACCTGGGCAAAGACAACAAGATGTACGACCAGATCTGGACCATGGTCAAAACCCGTTAA
- a CDS encoding ABC transporter permease has protein sequence MQIKRRPLLIPTLALGTLAFLYIPLLAVASFSVNNSRFGLTWHGFTWKWYLELFRNEQILEAVGNTLLLGLVSTVIATVVGTALAIGMSRFPWSKKTSAFFEFNLYMPVITPEIVFAGALVIAFASLRYFSSVFEPGMLNMIIGHVTFQVAFVALVVRSRLAAFNNEIEEASHDLYATSWYTLRKVILPMLTPGIVSGAMLAFTLSLDDFIISFFTAGPTSVTLPLYIYAEVHRGITPKIHALSTVGLLVTILLVVASQKISNSFNEKERDDA, from the coding sequence ATGCAGATCAAACGCAGGCCGCTCCTGATCCCGACCCTGGCCCTGGGCACCCTGGCCTTTCTGTACATCCCGCTCCTGGCCGTGGCCTCGTTCTCGGTGAACAACTCCCGCTTCGGCCTGACCTGGCACGGGTTCACCTGGAAATGGTACCTGGAACTCTTCCGGAACGAGCAGATTCTCGAAGCCGTGGGCAACACCCTCCTCCTGGGGCTGGTCTCGACGGTCATCGCCACGGTGGTGGGCACGGCACTGGCCATCGGCATGAGCCGGTTCCCGTGGTCCAAGAAAACCTCGGCCTTCTTCGAGTTCAACCTCTACATGCCGGTCATCACCCCGGAAATCGTCTTCGCGGGCGCGCTGGTCATAGCCTTCGCCTCCCTGCGCTACTTCTCCTCGGTCTTCGAACCCGGCATGCTGAATATGATCATCGGCCACGTGACCTTCCAGGTGGCCTTCGTGGCCCTGGTGGTCCGCTCTCGCCTGGCCGCCTTCAACAACGAAATCGAGGAGGCCTCGCACGACCTGTACGCCACCAGTTGGTACACCCTGCGCAAGGTTATCCTGCCCATGCTCACCCCGGGCATCGTGTCCGGAGCCATGCTGGCCTTCACCCTGTCGCTGGACGACTTCATCATCAGCTTCTTCACGGCCGGGCCCACCTCGGTGACCCTGCCGCTCTACATATATGCGGAAGTGCATCGCGGCATCACGCCGAAGATCCACGCCCTGTCCACGGTCGGTCTGCTGGTGACCATCCTACTGGTTGTCGCCTCGCAAAAAATATCTAACAGTTTCAATGAAAAGGAGAGAGATGATGCGTAA
- a CDS encoding amidohydrolase, producing MLDHYLLINGNIITMDGRNSRFEAMAVENGRILRVGANADMADLAEAGWPVTDLAGKTVLPGFIDTHQHLGLTGQVLNGLDFQGTKTLGAVFEKVREAARTAAPGAWVLGYTLNDFALEEKRMPLKEELDAVCPDNPVMIVHSSWHMCALNSLALTILAPPADLSGVDRKQNGDPTGVVRDPGAPDFIFPAVSSRTPEEVKLSSFRKACEAALKQGITTLHCLEGGGFGPGDTRIVMDNLDKLPVNVVLWNQVMDVGETVDMGLARIGGCICADGAIDAYTAALFEPYLDQPDNCGTLNYSQEEMDAFVLASHKAGLQVAVHCETDKAIEQVLSAMEKAIAAFPRDDHRHRIEHCEIPTVDQVERMGRAGILAGMQPAFIHYLVDMEDYEKRFGWDRLRWMHPYRTMLDNHVVMTGGSDCPVTPHGPLIGIQTAVLHPIEEERLTPMEAIRMFTIDAAYSAFDEANRGSVEPGKIADLVILSADPTEVPPETIREIKIVKTIVEGKPVEDPRDGPAA from the coding sequence ATGTTAGACCACTACCTGCTCATCAACGGCAACATCATCACCATGGACGGCCGGAACTCCCGGTTCGAAGCCATGGCCGTGGAAAACGGCCGCATCCTTCGGGTCGGCGCAAACGCCGACATGGCCGACCTCGCCGAGGCGGGCTGGCCCGTCACCGACCTCGCGGGAAAGACCGTCTTGCCCGGTTTCATCGACACCCACCAGCACCTCGGGCTGACCGGCCAGGTTCTGAACGGCCTGGACTTCCAGGGGACCAAAACCCTCGGCGCCGTGTTCGAAAAAGTACGGGAGGCGGCCAGGACCGCCGCGCCCGGCGCCTGGGTCCTCGGCTATACCCTCAACGACTTCGCCCTCGAAGAAAAACGGATGCCCCTGAAGGAGGAACTGGACGCGGTCTGCCCCGACAACCCGGTCATGATCGTGCATTCCTCCTGGCACATGTGCGCCCTGAATTCCTTGGCGCTTACGATTTTAGCCCCGCCCGCCGACCTGTCGGGCGTGGACCGCAAACAAAACGGCGACCCCACCGGCGTGGTCCGCGACCCCGGCGCGCCCGACTTCATCTTCCCGGCCGTGTCCTCGCGCACCCCGGAGGAGGTCAAGCTGAGCAGCTTCCGCAAGGCGTGCGAAGCGGCGCTGAAACAGGGCATCACCACCCTGCACTGTCTGGAAGGGGGCGGCTTCGGCCCGGGCGACACCCGCATCGTCATGGACAATCTCGACAAACTTCCGGTCAATGTGGTCCTCTGGAACCAGGTTATGGACGTGGGCGAGACCGTGGACATGGGACTTGCGCGCATCGGCGGTTGCATCTGCGCCGACGGGGCCATCGACGCCTATACCGCGGCCCTGTTCGAGCCGTACCTGGACCAGCCGGACAATTGTGGAACCCTGAACTACTCCCAGGAGGAGATGGACGCCTTCGTCCTCGCCTCCCACAAGGCCGGTCTCCAGGTGGCCGTGCACTGCGAGACCGACAAGGCCATCGAACAGGTCCTGTCCGCCATGGAAAAGGCCATTGCGGCCTTCCCGCGCGACGACCACCGCCACCGCATCGAGCACTGCGAGATACCCACGGTGGACCAGGTGGAGCGCATGGGCCGGGCGGGCATTCTGGCCGGCATGCAACCGGCGTTCATCCACTACCTGGTGGATATGGAAGACTACGAGAAACGGTTCGGCTGGGACCGACTGCGCTGGATGCACCCCTACCGGACCATGCTCGACAACCACGTCGTCATGACCGGGGGCTCGGACTGCCCGGTCACGCCGCACGGCCCGCTCATCGGCATCCAGACCGCCGTGCTCCACCCCATCGAAGAGGAACGCCTCACGCCGATGGAGGCCATCCGAATGTTCACCATCGACGCCGCCTACAGCGCCTTTGACGAGGCGAACCGGGGCAGCGTCGAACCGGGCAAGATCGCCGACCTGGTGATTCTGAGCGCCGACCCGACAGAGGTGCCCCCGGAGACCATCCGCGAGATCAAGATCGTCAAGACCATCGTGGAGGGCAAACCGGTGGAAGACCCCAGGGACGGGCCCGCCGCCTGA
- a CDS encoding putrescine aminotransferase: protein MTRNIDEAFKEATEFIDIIKKPVGTVSLDERRKIAAETVENFRDYINKGFLEYRKSVTEAGEFAVTEWMGQGSILKDALDREFIDILGGFGLYSYGIRHPKIVEAVKAQLDRSPQYSQEMLDPLRAKLARVIAKLTPGDIQYGFFANSGTEAVEGAMKLAKFYTGKKGFISMLKGFHGKTLGSLSLMGKTDYRAPLLPLLEGMRHVPFGDVEAVERELKYAAAVGDDIAAVVAEPIQGEAGAIVPPDDFWPGLRAVCDKYDVLLIADEVQTGFGRTGKIFGVDHWDVAPDIMCFGKALGGGVVPMSGFFSTPKIWEVMEPNPFMHTTTTGGNPIACASALAAITVMHEEDLPAQAARKGEYVKGRLAELSERYPGILDKVTGKGLLIGMHFVDDEIGYHVASGLFARGVITAGTLTNARCIRFEPALNIPMDLLDEALNRMEDVFKSLPAS, encoded by the coding sequence ATGACCCGCAACATCGACGAAGCGTTCAAGGAAGCAACTGAATTCATTGACATCATCAAGAAGCCCGTAGGCACCGTCTCTCTGGATGAACGGCGCAAGATAGCCGCCGAGACCGTGGAGAACTTCCGCGACTACATCAACAAAGGCTTCCTGGAATACCGTAAATCCGTGACCGAAGCGGGCGAGTTCGCCGTGACCGAATGGATGGGCCAGGGCTCCATCCTCAAGGATGCCCTGGACCGCGAATTCATCGACATCCTCGGCGGATTCGGCCTGTACAGCTACGGCATCCGCCACCCGAAGATCGTGGAGGCGGTCAAGGCCCAGCTCGACCGTTCCCCCCAGTACTCCCAGGAGATGCTCGACCCCCTCCGGGCCAAGCTCGCCCGTGTCATCGCCAAACTGACCCCCGGCGACATCCAGTACGGCTTCTTCGCCAACTCCGGCACCGAAGCCGTGGAAGGAGCCATGAAGCTGGCCAAGTTCTACACCGGCAAAAAGGGATTCATCTCCATGCTCAAGGGATTCCACGGCAAGACGCTGGGCTCACTGTCGCTCATGGGCAAGACCGACTACCGCGCCCCCCTGCTGCCCCTGCTCGAAGGCATGCGCCACGTGCCCTTCGGCGACGTGGAGGCCGTGGAGCGCGAACTGAAGTACGCGGCCGCCGTGGGTGACGACATCGCCGCCGTGGTGGCCGAGCCCATCCAGGGCGAGGCCGGGGCCATCGTGCCGCCCGACGACTTCTGGCCCGGCCTGCGCGCAGTCTGCGACAAATACGATGTGCTGCTCATCGCCGACGAGGTCCAGACCGGCTTCGGCCGCACCGGCAAGATATTCGGCGTGGACCACTGGGACGTGGCCCCGGACATCATGTGTTTCGGCAAGGCCCTGGGCGGAGGCGTGGTGCCCATGTCCGGATTCTTCTCCACCCCCAAAATCTGGGAGGTCATGGAGCCCAACCCGTTCATGCACACGACCACCACAGGCGGAAACCCCATAGCCTGCGCCTCGGCCCTGGCCGCCATCACGGTCATGCACGAGGAGGACCTGCCCGCCCAGGCCGCCCGAAAAGGCGAATACGTCAAGGGCCGCCTGGCCGAATTGTCCGAAAGATATCCGGGCATCCTCGACAAGGTCACCGGCAAGGGGCTGCTCATCGGCATGCACTTCGTGGACGATGAAATCGGCTACCACGTGGCTTCCGGCCTGTTCGCGCGCGGCGTGATCACCGCCGGAACCCTGACCAACGCGCGATGCATCCGTTTCGAGCCCGCCCTGAACATCCCCATGGATCTGCTTGACGAAGCCCTCAACAGAATGGAAGACGTCTTTAAATCACTGCCCGCCAGTTAA
- a CDS encoding ABC transporter ATP-binding protein — protein sequence MTLEAYAVHKSYGDVQALRNVDLTVQKGELFTLLGPSGCGKTTLLRIIAGLEQADSGSIFLNGLPITQKPANERPVNTVFQSYALFPHMTNADNVAFGLRSQKIPETDIRPRVNKILEMLELMNFKDRYPDQLSGGQRQRVAMARALVCEPELLLLDEPMSALDAKLRTQLQIQLRRLQQQLNKTFILVTHDQDEALTVSDRIAVMKDGEVLQHGSPRQIYDHPNCRFVAEFIGTANILDAERRNDQIITHAGKLVLPSPPQWKRGALVIRPEGIVMRDREPETNGVLATVTETFYRGNFLDITLEPAGLRMRCAPHKKLQAGDQIWVELLKDALVAIND from the coding sequence TCGGCCCGTCCGGCTGCGGCAAGACCACCCTGCTGCGGATCATCGCGGGCCTGGAGCAGGCGGATTCGGGCTCGATCTTCCTCAACGGGCTGCCCATCACCCAGAAGCCCGCCAACGAACGCCCGGTGAATACGGTCTTCCAGTCCTACGCCCTGTTCCCGCACATGACCAACGCCGACAACGTGGCCTTCGGCCTGCGCTCCCAGAAGATCCCGGAGACCGACATCCGGCCCAGGGTGAACAAGATTCTCGAAATGCTCGAACTGATGAATTTCAAGGACCGCTATCCGGATCAGTTGTCCGGCGGCCAGCGGCAACGCGTGGCCATGGCCCGCGCCCTGGTCTGCGAGCCCGAGCTGCTCCTGCTGGACGAACCCATGTCCGCCCTGGACGCCAAACTGCGCACCCAGTTGCAAATCCAGCTCCGACGGCTCCAGCAACAATTGAACAAGACCTTCATCCTGGTCACCCACGACCAGGACGAGGCCCTGACCGTGTCCGACCGCATCGCGGTCATGAAGGACGGCGAGGTGTTGCAGCACGGTTCGCCCCGGCAGATATACGATCATCCCAACTGCCGGTTCGTGGCCGAGTTCATCGGCACGGCCAACATCCTCGACGCCGAACGGCGCAACGACCAGATCATTACCCACGCGGGCAAACTCGTCCTGCCCTCGCCACCCCAATGGAAGCGTGGGGCCCTGGTCATCCGGCCCGAGGGCATCGTCATGCGCGACCGGGAGCCCGAGACCAATGGCGTCCTGGCCACGGTTACGGAGACCTTCTACCGAGGCAATTTCCTGGACATCACCTTGGAACCGGCCGGACTGCGCATGCGTTGCGCACCGCACAAAAAACTCCAGGCGGGCGACCAAATCTGGGTTGAACTGCTCAAGGACGCATTGGTGGCCATCAATGACTAG